The Edwardsiella tarda ATCC 15947 = NBRC 105688 region TGGTCATTCGTGTGTAGTATTGTCAGGTTATAGGTTTTATCTTTTTCCCACGCCAACGACCAGCCCGGCGCCATCGCCAGTGTCAGCGCCACGGCACAGGCTACCCCCCGATAAGTTACTCTCATTGCCATCTCTCCTTGTCGCGATAACGAGCCATCCATGCCTGACTGCCTACGAACAGGAATAAGATAGCGAACGCCGCTATTTTAACCTGAGTTAAGCCACGCTTATGCCGATATATCAGTCAGTTATTGTGATGAGTATCACTTAATAGGCGATTGGGTATACACCGCGGGTCAGTACGGAGACAGACGCGAGAAGAGGAGGTGAACAAGCTAGCGGCGCACGGGGGCGCCGCTAGCGATTATTTGAAGGTAATATCGACGTTGGCCGTCGCGTGGAACTTACCGGCCTTAGGTCGGTCGGTCAGCCACTTCAGATTGGCAACGAAGTTCTCACTGACTTCATGCTGCTTGTCGTGTAACTTCCGGCCGAAGTCGACATTGGTCTGCAGCGGAATCGGCTGCGAGGGATCACTCGCCTTACTCAGAAAGATCCCCACGCCAGGAGCGGTATCGGGCAGGATCAACGTGCGATCGCTGACATCTGGCTTCAGGGTACTGAAGCTCGCCTGCAACTGCTGGCCGCCGCACTGGCCACCCAGCAATTTCGCCGTAATGGTAAAGGGCTGCTGAGCGGCGATCACCCCTGGGCGTGCCTTGGCGGCGCTGAGCGTACCAAAGTTGATGCTATTGCCGCCGTTGGTTTGCACATTAATCTGCGGGTTGCAGTGGATCACCCGGATCTTATCCAAACCGGAGATGTAAGCATTGAAGTTCCCATTGGGACGCGCATCCAGCCCCCCAACACCATCCACCTGAAACAGCGACGGCAATCCCAACGCGGGGAAATCCCCTGGTGGCGGAGGGAGACCGGTCGCCTTGATATAGACCGAATAGCTGACGGTTAACGTACGTGGCCGGGCATATCCCCAACTGTCGGTCGAAGTCCCTTCACCCAGATCTGGCCCACTCGGCCGATTACCGCTCTGCCGCAGGTTAACGTTGTCATAGTCGATCCCGTTAATCGATACACCGATCGCCAAGGAGCGATGCAAATTACCGAAGGCACTACGTGGATTCCAGTAGATATAAGCATGCTCCCCCCGCCCCGTATTCCAGTTATCCCAGCAAGTCAGGGTCGTCGTGAAGTTCCGCGAGCGCCAAATCAGGTTACCCGCGCTAAAATCGGATGCCGATAGAATGATCGGCTGGCCGATATCAATCAGTTGGGTAATATCACCGATCGGATAACGGCTCCAGGCATAGCTTCCCTCACGACAGGAGAGCGCGGAGGCCTGGCGGCTAAAACTTAGCCCCATGAAGATCACCAGAGCCAACAGCAGGAACCGTCTCACGGTTATCGTTATCGTCATACTGTCACCTTACTGAGTCTGACAGGAAAGGGTTAATTCTTGGTAACCGGCCGTTTTCCCCTGTGGGGGGAGATCATGCGGCAACGGTAATACGCACTGCTGATCCGGTTGGTTCCCCCAACGGAGGGTCAGCTTTTCACCCGGCTGGACACCGGAAACATACAAATCACCATTCATGCCAACCGTACCGCTATTGCGCCCCTGCTGGTTGAAGACGCTGGCGCCCACCGCCGGATAGCCCCCCTGCGCCAGGCGACTATGAATTAACAGACTCACGCCGTAGAAGGTATCGAAGCGTACCCGCACGATCGCTTTCTCCGTCGGCACCACCTGTTTACTGGCGACAGGCACATCCAAACCCGGTTGGAAGTCTTGGGTATGCAACGACACGGCATTGAAGCGGTAAGGCGTCGCCGACGGGACCACGGCGTAACCAAAGGGATCGATGCTTACCCCACTCTGGTTGTCGACACGCACGCCATGAGCATGTTTCGCTTCGACCAAAATTATCGTGTTCTGCAACGGTTGCGACAGGGTGACGCCCCCGGCGTGGAGCAATACCCCGCCGGACGCGCCTAACCCCACCTGGTTGTAGCTGTTGCTATAGCTATAGCTGCCGTCCAGGTTGCCGTAAGCGCCGTGATAATTCAGATTCAACGCACTGCTCTGGCCGCCCGACTCACTGTGACCGGTGGTCACGGAGTAACTCATGCGCTGATCATCCAGCAACGTACCACTGACGCCGGCGTTATAGCTGTCGCCCCCCTGGCGGCTATGCGCGCCGCTGAAGTTCAGCGAGACTGAGCGATTGTCACGTCCCCAGCTCAAGGGAATAGAGACGGAGAGGTTGATGCTGCGATCGGCATAACCGTACTGGCTGCGCGTATCCTGAAGATAGAGCCCATAGCTGATGCTACGGAACGCATCGTTATACCCCAACTGGATGGTACGATCGCGACCACCGCCGCCCCAGTAAGTCTGGCTACTAATATTGGCGTACAGCATTGCCCCCTGCCACAGCTGCTGGTTAATGGAGACATCTAACCGCTCCCGCTTGTTGGCATAGCGCGTGGTGTACACCCGATGCTG contains the following coding sequences:
- a CDS encoding fimbrial protein; amino-acid sequence: MTITITVRRFLLLALVIFMGLSFSRQASALSCREGSYAWSRYPIGDITQLIDIGQPIILSASDFSAGNLIWRSRNFTTTLTCWDNWNTGRGEHAYIYWNPRSAFGNLHRSLAIGVSINGIDYDNVNLRQSGNRPSGPDLGEGTSTDSWGYARPRTLTVSYSVYIKATGLPPPPGDFPALGLPSLFQVDGVGGLDARPNGNFNAYISGLDKIRVIHCNPQINVQTNGGNSINFGTLSAAKARPGVIAAQQPFTITAKLLGGQCGGQQLQASFSTLKPDVSDRTLILPDTAPGVGIFLSKASDPSQPIPLQTNVDFGRKLHDKQHEVSENFVANLKWLTDRPKAGKFHATANVDITFK